One Hordeum vulgare subsp. vulgare chromosome 4H, MorexV3_pseudomolecules_assembly, whole genome shotgun sequence DNA window includes the following coding sequences:
- the LOC123449546 gene encoding F-box/kelch-repeat protein At1g55270-like, with protein sequence MVESVSCYCRVDGGLKTVVNARKFVPGARLCMQPDVKPSKRKSRSSRKERCRTQAPLLPGLPDDLAISCLMRVPRVKHPNLRLVCKRWSRLLSGNYYYSLRKKFGMAEEWVYVFKRDRDQKISWHAFDPVHQLWKSLPPVPPEYSEAVGFGCAVLSGCYLYLFGGKDSVRGSMRRVVFYNTRTNKWHRAPDMLRKRHFFGSCVINNCLYVAGGECEGIQRTLRSAEVYNPNRNRWSCITEMSIGMVPFIGVVYDGKWFLKGFDSHRQIVSEVYLPTSNMWSTTGNELVAGLRNPSISFNGRLYSADCRDACKLRVYDGDTGLWTRFMDSRRHLGSSRSFEAVALVSLDGKICVIRNNMSITLVDVCDPTAIIEIDSARIWETFARKGQHRSFIANLWSTIAGRHLKTHIIHCQVLQV encoded by the exons ATG GTAGAATCTGTGTCCTGCTATTGCAGGGTAGATGGAGGCCTTAAAACTGTTGTCAATGCTAGAAAGTTCGTCCCTGGTGCCAGACTGTGCATGCAACCTGATGTCAAACCGAGCAAGCGCAAGTCAAGGAGCTCACGCAAGGAGAGGTGCCGAACTCAGGCACCACTTCTGCCTGGCCTTCCTGATGACCTGGCTATTTCATGTTTGATGCGGGTTCCTCGAGTCAAGCACCCTAATCTTCGTTTAGTCTGTAAAAGATGGAGCCGACTTTTATCTGGGAATTATTATTACTCACTGCGGAAGAAATTTGGCATGGCAGAAGAATGGGTTTATGTCTTCAAAAGGGACCGTGATCAGAAAATATCTTGGCATGCCTTTGATCCAGTGCACCAGCTCTGGAAGTCACTTCCTCCAGTTCCACCAGAGTATTCCGAAGCCGTGGGATTTGGTTGCGCTGTTCTCAGTGGCTGCTATTTGTACTTATTTGGTGGCAAAGACTCAGTACGAGGGTCCATGAGGCGTGTTGTATTTTACAATACTCGGACAAACAAGTGGCACCGGGCCCCAGATATGCTACGGAAGCGGCATTTCTTTGGTTCTTGTGTCATAAATAACTGCCTCTATGTTGCTGGTGGGGAGTGTGAAGGGATACAGAGAACTCTAAGGTCTGCAGAGGTCTACAATCCGAACAGGAATAGATGGTCTTGCATTACTGAAATGAGCATAGGAATGGTGCCTTTCATTGGAGTTGTATATGATGGCAAGTGGTTCCTAAAAGGATTTGATTCTCACCGCCAGATTGTGAGCGAGGTCTATCTGCCAACATCCAATATGTGGTCAACCACTGGTAATGAACTGGTTGCAGGCTTACGAAATCCAAGCATTTCCTTTAACGGCCGTCTTTATTCAGCGGATTGTCGGGATGCCTGCAAGCTAAGAGTTTATGATGGGGACACGGGATTGTGGACAAGGTTCATGGACAGTAGACGCCATCTGGGAAGCTCACGGTCTTTCGAAGCTGTGGCTTTGGTCTCACTGGATGGAAAGATCTGTGTTATCCGTAATAACATGAGCATCACCCTTGTTGATGTCTGTGACCCTACAGCAATTATTGAGATTGACAGTGCTCGCATTTGGGAGACTTTTGCCCGGAAAGGACAACACAGGTCTTTCATTGCAAACTTGTGGTCAACAATTGCAGGTCGTCATTTAAAGACCCACATTATCCATTGCCAAGTGCTCCAAGTTTGA